One window of the bacterium genome contains the following:
- the tatC gene encoding twin-arginine translocase subunit TatC, with translation MAERRRAGGQMTLLDHLDELRTVLLQSLLVAGAAAVGGWFVSQRLLDLIVAPMTAAGQQVYFSQPMEAFMTRMKVAGVAGLIVVLPFMLLRVYRFVAPGLYPRERKLVTPLLFASVALFYAGVAFAFLVMIPLVVKFMLGYATESVRPLIGIGPYFSFVAQTCLAFGLVFELPVVVLLLSAAGLVGARTLWAGWRYAAVIIVVVAAVLTPPDVVSQLLMAVPVMALYLLSVGAALLLERSRRRAGPDGGRLPEDAG, from the coding sequence GTGGCTGAGCGGCGCCGCGCGGGCGGCCAGATGACGCTCCTGGACCACCTCGACGAGCTGCGCACGGTGCTGCTGCAGTCCCTGCTGGTGGCGGGCGCGGCCGCGGTCGGCGGCTGGTTCGTGTCGCAGCGGCTGCTGGACCTGATCGTGGCGCCGATGACCGCGGCGGGCCAGCAGGTCTACTTCAGCCAGCCGATGGAAGCCTTCATGACCAGGATGAAGGTGGCCGGCGTCGCCGGCCTGATCGTGGTGCTGCCCTTCATGCTGCTGCGCGTCTACCGCTTCGTCGCGCCCGGACTGTACCCGCGGGAGCGGAAGCTGGTCACGCCGCTGCTGTTCGCCTCGGTGGCGCTGTTCTACGCCGGCGTCGCCTTCGCCTTCCTGGTGATGATCCCGCTGGTCGTCAAGTTCATGCTGGGCTACGCCACCGAGTCGGTGCGGCCGCTCATCGGCATCGGCCCCTACTTCAGCTTCGTGGCGCAGACCTGCCTCGCCTTCGGGCTGGTGTTCGAGCTGCCGGTCGTCGTGCTGCTGCTGAGCGCGGCCGGCCTGGTCGGCGCCCGCACCCTGTGGGCCGGCTGGCGGTACGCCGCGGTGATCATCGTGGTCGTCGCGGCGGTCCTCACGCCGCCGGACGTCGTGAGCCAGCTGCTGATGGCCGTGCCGGTCATGGCGCTCTACCTCCTTTCGGTCGGGGCGGCGCTGCTCCTGGAGCGGAGCCGCCGGCGGGCCGGGCCGGACGGCGGGCGGTTGCCAGAGGACGCCGGATGA
- the nrdR gene encoding transcriptional regulator NrdR: MKCPSCGADDDKVVDSRSARDGRAIRRRRECVACGERFTTYEYVEIKPFLVVKRDGRRVEYDRAKVIGGIARACEKRAVSLEEMEAMADAVERDLAGGLLREVPSAAIGELVMAQLRGKDEVAYVRFASVYRSFKHVDEFMSELRGLLDRKGGAGG, encoded by the coding sequence GTGAAGTGCCCGAGCTGCGGCGCCGACGACGACAAGGTGGTGGACAGCCGGTCGGCCCGCGACGGCCGGGCGATCCGGCGCCGGCGCGAGTGCGTCGCCTGCGGCGAGCGCTTCACCACCTACGAGTACGTCGAGATCAAGCCCTTCCTGGTGGTCAAGCGCGACGGGCGGCGCGTGGAGTACGACCGCGCCAAGGTGATCGGCGGCATCGCCCGCGCCTGCGAGAAGCGGGCCGTCTCCCTGGAGGAGATGGAGGCCATGGCCGACGCCGTCGAGCGCGACCTGGCCGGCGGCCTGCTGCGCGAAGTGCCGTCGGCGGCGATCGGCGAGCTGGTCATGGCGCAGCTGCGGGGCAAGGACGAGGTCGCCTACGTCCGCTTCGCCTCGGTCTACCGCTCCTTCAAGCACGTCGACGAGTTCATGTCCGAGCTGCGCGGCCTGCTCGACCGCAAGGGGGGCGCCGGTGGCTGA
- the glyA gene encoding serine hydroxymethyltransferase, protein MNRHLQAADPEIADVVARELGRQRDQLEMIASENFTSLAVMEAAGSVLTNKYAEGYPGKRYYGGCEFVDRAEELARERVKALFGAEHANVQPHSGSTANMIAYLACLSPGDKLLGLSLSHGGHLTHGHPVNFSGLLFTAVHYEVDRETEVIDYDALREQARRERPKVIVGGASAYPRHWDYAAMRSIADEVGAVLIFDMAHVAGLVAGGAHPSPIPFCDIVTSTTHKTLRGPRGGIVLSRQAHAEAIDKLNFPGVQGGPLMHIIAAKAVCFREAARPEFAAWARRCVENAKALGERLLEHGFHLVSGGTDNHLLLVNLTSKDISGKKMEQLLDVVGITVNKNTVPFDTRKPFVTSGIRIGTPALTTRGMGPDQMRAIGDIVAGAFESREDEAALAALRGRTRELCGAFPLYPEL, encoded by the coding sequence ATGAACCGCCACCTGCAGGCCGCCGACCCCGAGATCGCCGACGTCGTCGCCCGCGAACTGGGCCGCCAGCGCGACCAGCTCGAGATGATCGCCAGCGAGAACTTCACCAGCCTGGCCGTCATGGAGGCCGCCGGCAGCGTCCTGACGAACAAGTACGCCGAGGGCTACCCCGGCAAGCGCTACTACGGCGGCTGCGAGTTCGTCGACCGGGCCGAGGAGCTGGCCCGCGAGCGCGTGAAGGCGCTGTTCGGGGCCGAGCACGCCAACGTGCAGCCCCACTCCGGCTCGACGGCGAACATGATCGCCTACCTGGCCTGTCTGTCCCCGGGCGACAAGCTGCTGGGCCTCTCGCTGTCGCACGGCGGGCACCTGACCCACGGCCACCCGGTGAACTTCTCGGGCCTGCTGTTCACCGCCGTGCACTACGAGGTGGACCGCGAGACCGAGGTCATCGACTACGACGCGCTGCGCGAGCAGGCGCGGCGCGAGCGGCCCAAGGTCATCGTGGGCGGCGCCAGCGCCTACCCCCGCCACTGGGACTACGCGGCCATGCGCAGCATCGCCGACGAGGTCGGCGCGGTCCTGATCTTCGACATGGCCCACGTGGCGGGCCTGGTCGCCGGCGGCGCGCACCCCAGCCCGATCCCGTTCTGCGACATCGTCACCTCGACGACGCACAAGACGCTGCGCGGTCCGCGCGGCGGCATCGTGCTGAGCCGCCAGGCGCACGCCGAGGCCATCGACAAGCTGAACTTCCCCGGCGTGCAGGGCGGCCCGCTGATGCACATCATCGCCGCCAAGGCCGTCTGCTTCCGCGAGGCGGCCCGGCCGGAGTTCGCCGCCTGGGCGCGCCGCTGCGTGGAGAACGCCAAGGCGCTGGGCGAGCGCCTGCTCGAGCACGGCTTCCACCTGGTCAGCGGCGGCACCGACAACCACCTGCTGCTGGTCAACCTGACGAGCAAGGACATCTCGGGCAAGAAGATGGAGCAGCTGCTGGATGTGGTGGGGATCACGGTCAACAAGAACACGGTGCCCTTCGACACGCGCAAGCCGTTCGTCACCAGCGGCATCCGCATCGGCACGCCGGCCCTGACCACGCGGGGCATGGGACCGGACCAGATGCGCGCGATCGGCGACATCGTCGCCGGCGCCTTCGAGTCCCGCGAGGACGAGGCGGCCCTCGCCGCGCTGCGCGGGCGGACCCGCGAGCTGTGCGGGGCGTTCCCCCTCTACCCGGAACTGTAG
- the rpiB gene encoding ribose 5-phosphate isomerase B gives MIIAVGSDHRGFGHKERIAALLAREGHTVVDVGCRGTASVDYPDYAAAVGRAVAGGRADLGVLVCGSGIGVSIAANKVRGVRAALCCNEEMAAATRRHNDANVICFGADHTPVELAERMVLRWLGAAFEGGRHADRIRKIADIEQDGGAVAPPPTPEPRGDQA, from the coding sequence ATGATCATCGCCGTCGGGTCCGACCACCGCGGCTTCGGGCACAAGGAGCGGATCGCGGCGCTGCTGGCGCGCGAGGGCCACACGGTCGTGGACGTGGGCTGCCGCGGGACCGCGTCCGTCGACTACCCCGACTACGCGGCGGCCGTGGGCCGGGCCGTGGCCGGGGGACGCGCCGACCTGGGGGTGCTGGTCTGCGGCTCGGGCATCGGCGTGAGCATCGCCGCCAACAAGGTGCGCGGCGTGCGCGCCGCCCTGTGCTGCAACGAGGAGATGGCCGCGGCCACCCGCCGCCACAACGACGCCAACGTGATCTGCTTCGGCGCCGACCACACGCCCGTGGAGCTGGCCGAGCGCATGGTGCTGCGCTGGCTGGGCGCCGCGTTCGAGGGCGGACGGCACGCCGACCGGATCCGCAAGATCGCCGACATCGAACAGGACGGCGGCGCCGTCGCGCCGCCGCCGACACCGGAACCGCGAGGAGACCAGGCATGA
- a CDS encoding L-threonylcarbamoyladenylate synthase — protein MGARTRDPDEAARCLAAGGVVLMPTDTLPGLHARADAPAAVARIAVLKGRDEGKPLLVLCADTADARGLVGALAWRVWDYVGRCWPGPFTLVLPAGPAAPTAATRGGPTLAVRVPSPPQLRALITASGGALISTSANMAGEPPATDLASAALQFADGVDLVADLDWGGSPGDAASAMLDLTVWPPRVLRPGPRVPPEWEFHRKNV, from the coding sequence ATGGGCGCCCGCACGCGCGACCCGGACGAGGCGGCCCGCTGCCTGGCCGCCGGGGGCGTGGTGCTGATGCCCACCGACACGCTGCCCGGCCTGCACGCACGCGCCGACGCGCCGGCGGCGGTGGCGCGCATCGCGGTGCTGAAGGGGCGCGACGAGGGCAAGCCGCTGCTGGTGCTCTGCGCCGACACCGCCGACGCGCGCGGCCTCGTCGGCGCGCTGGCCTGGCGGGTCTGGGATTATGTGGGCCGCTGCTGGCCCGGCCCCTTCACGCTGGTGCTGCCGGCGGGACCGGCGGCCCCGACGGCGGCGACGCGGGGCGGGCCGACCCTGGCGGTGCGCGTGCCGTCGCCGCCGCAGCTACGCGCGTTGATCACGGCGTCCGGCGGCGCTCTGATCTCCACCAGCGCCAACATGGCCGGCGAGCCGCCGGCCACGGACCTGGCGTCGGCGGCGCTCCAGTTCGCCGACGGCGTCGACCTCGTGGCGGACCTGGATTGGGGCGGCTCGCCAGGTGACGCCGCGTCGGCGATGTTGGACCTCACCGTCTGGCCGCCCCGGGTGTTGCGGCCCGGCCCACGGGTTCCACCCGAGTGGGAATTTCATCGCAAAAATGTTTGA
- the purE gene encoding 5-(carboxyamino)imidazole ribonucleotide mutase has protein sequence MTKRATTAARVMVLLGSKSDLPVIEGLLALLDRFGLPHRVEIASAHRQPDRLRRLVAAGDRDGIAVYVAVAGMAAHLPGVVASLTPRPVIGVPVAAGPLAGIDALLSMAQMPAGVPVATVAIGSAGAKNAAVLAARILALGDARVAAALDDFRREQARGGG, from the coding sequence ATGACGAAACGCGCGACGACAGCGGCCCGGGTGATGGTCCTGCTGGGCAGCAAGAGCGACCTGCCGGTCATCGAGGGGCTCCTCGCGCTGCTGGACCGCTTCGGCCTGCCGCACCGCGTCGAGATCGCGTCGGCCCACCGCCAGCCGGACCGGCTGCGCCGGCTGGTGGCTGCGGGCGACCGCGACGGGATCGCGGTCTACGTCGCGGTTGCCGGCATGGCGGCCCACCTGCCCGGCGTGGTGGCGTCGCTGACGCCGCGGCCGGTGATCGGCGTGCCGGTCGCCGCGGGACCGCTCGCCGGGATCGACGCCCTGCTGTCGATGGCCCAGATGCCGGCCGGCGTGCCTGTGGCGACCGTCGCCATCGGCTCGGCCGGCGCGAAGAACGCCGCCGTGCTCGCCGCGCGCATCCTGGCGCTCGGCGACGCGCGCGTGGCGGCGGCGCTGGACGACTTCCGCCGCGAACAAGCCCGCGGCGGCGGTTGA
- the purD gene encoding phosphoribosylamine--glycine ligase: MTPQVLIVGAGGREHALARRLAASPSRPRLWAAPGNPGLLQLASPVPVDPADHAALAAWCRGAAIDLVIVGPEDPLIDGLADVLRDAGLAVFGPGAAGARLEGDKEHAKQIMAAAGVPTAGYVTCTGLDEALGRLDAAAFPSGAFPLVVKACGAAQGKGVAVCADRDAARAHLERCFTADAFGAAGRRVLLEECLTGPELSILAVTDGRDYGLLCPSRDHKRLGDGDTGPNTGGMGVVACADLLTPGLGRAVGEGVVAPVLAELRRRGVDYRGVLYVGLMLTPDGPRVLEFNCRFGDPETQAVLPLLRVDLLELLLAAARGGLGAWLAALPPPGPGAPRDWPGAALTDWERAAAVVVAAGHGYPGAVRRGDAITLPPDRAGAWIDQAGTAVRDGRLVTAGGRVLGVVGEGRDLRAALTAAYALLADVRFDGLIARRDIGGGIPQPRSEA, from the coding sequence ATGACGCCGCAGGTGCTGATCGTGGGCGCGGGTGGGCGCGAGCACGCGCTCGCGCGCCGACTCGCCGCGTCCCCGTCCCGCCCCCGCCTCTGGGCCGCTCCCGGTAATCCCGGCCTGCTGCAGCTCGCCTCCCCGGTTCCCGTCGATCCCGCCGATCACGCCGCGCTGGCTGCCTGGTGCCGCGGGGCGGCGATCGACCTCGTGATCGTCGGTCCCGAGGATCCCCTGATCGACGGACTGGCCGACGTCTTGCGCGACGCCGGCCTCGCGGTGTTCGGCCCCGGAGCGGCGGGCGCGCGGCTCGAGGGGGACAAGGAACACGCCAAGCAGATCATGGCGGCGGCCGGCGTGCCGACCGCCGGCTACGTGACCTGCACCGGCCTCGACGAGGCGCTCGGCCGGCTCGATGCGGCCGCGTTCCCCTCGGGCGCGTTCCCCCTGGTGGTCAAGGCCTGCGGGGCGGCCCAGGGCAAGGGCGTGGCGGTGTGCGCCGACCGGGACGCGGCGCGGGCGCACCTGGAACGCTGCTTCACCGCGGACGCCTTCGGCGCCGCCGGCCGGCGCGTGCTGCTCGAGGAGTGCCTGACCGGCCCCGAGCTGTCGATCCTCGCGGTCACCGACGGCCGCGACTACGGGCTGCTCTGCCCGTCGCGCGACCACAAGCGCCTCGGCGACGGCGACACCGGTCCCAACACCGGCGGCATGGGCGTCGTCGCCTGCGCCGACCTGCTGACCCCCGGTCTCGGCCGGGCGGTCGGGGAGGGCGTCGTCGCGCCGGTGCTGGCCGAGCTGCGCCGGCGCGGCGTGGATTACCGCGGCGTGCTGTACGTTGGGTTGATGCTGACGCCCGACGGCCCCCGCGTCCTGGAGTTCAACTGCCGCTTCGGCGACCCCGAGACGCAGGCCGTGCTGCCCCTGCTGCGCGTCGACCTGCTGGAACTGCTGCTCGCCGCCGCGCGGGGCGGTCTGGGCGCCTGGCTGGCGGCCCTGCCCCCGCCCGGTCCCGGCGCGCCGCGGGACTGGCCCGGCGCCGCCCTGACGGACTGGGAGCGCGCCGCGGCGGTGGTCGTGGCCGCCGGCCACGGCTACCCCGGAGCGGTCCGCCGCGGCGACGCGATCACGCTGCCGCCGGACCGCGCGGGGGCCTGGATCGACCAGGCCGGCACCGCCGTGCGCGACGGGCGCCTGGTGACCGCCGGCGGCCGCGTGCTCGGCGTCGTCGGCGAAGGCCGCGACCTGCGCGCCGCCCTGACCGCCGCCTACGCCCTCTTGGCCGACGTCCGCTTCGACGGCCTGATCGCCCGCCGCGACATCGGCGGCGGGATCCCGCAACCCAGGAGTGAGGCATGA
- the arcC gene encoding carbamate kinase gives MDRRRMVIALGGNAIIPVGTKGTYLEQYRITKGTMAQVAELSAAGHQIVITHGNGPVVGNIFLRNDAGYQLHGIVPMPLFVCGADSQGGLGYMIQQNLQNAMFLRGIDTPVATVVTQVLVDRDDPAFAKPTKPIGPYYTEEQARRVAAEFGWTVKEDAGRGWRRVVPSPLPRKVVEFEVIRRMLDAGVMVVAVGGGGVPVVTCEEDRIEGIDAVIDKDLASELLAELIQADTFVIITQVEQVCRGWGRPDQEALVTLTAARARDLLAAGEFPAGSMGPKIEAALSFLAAGGREVVITDPEHLLAAVRGEAGTRIVP, from the coding sequence ATGGATCGCCGCAGGATGGTCATCGCGCTCGGCGGCAACGCCATCATCCCGGTGGGGACCAAGGGGACCTACCTCGAGCAGTACCGGATCACCAAGGGCACGATGGCCCAGGTGGCCGAGCTGTCGGCCGCGGGTCACCAGATCGTGATCACCCACGGCAACGGCCCGGTGGTCGGGAACATCTTCCTGCGTAACGACGCCGGCTACCAGCTGCACGGCATCGTGCCGATGCCCCTGTTCGTGTGCGGCGCGGACTCGCAGGGCGGGCTGGGCTACATGATCCAGCAGAACCTGCAGAACGCGATGTTCCTGCGCGGGATCGACACGCCGGTGGCCACGGTGGTCACCCAGGTGCTCGTGGACCGCGACGACCCCGCGTTCGCCAAGCCCACCAAGCCCATCGGTCCCTACTACACCGAGGAGCAGGCCCGCCGGGTCGCCGCGGAGTTCGGCTGGACGGTGAAGGAGGACGCCGGCCGCGGCTGGCGGCGCGTGGTGCCCAGCCCCCTGCCGCGCAAGGTGGTCGAGTTCGAGGTGATCCGCCGCATGCTCGACGCCGGCGTGATGGTGGTCGCGGTGGGCGGCGGCGGCGTGCCGGTCGTCACCTGCGAGGAGGACCGCATCGAGGGCATCGACGCGGTCATCGACAAGGACCTCGCCTCGGAGCTGCTGGCCGAGCTGATCCAGGCCGACACCTTCGTCATCATCACCCAGGTCGAGCAGGTCTGCCGCGGGTGGGGGCGCCCCGACCAGGAAGCGCTCGTGACGCTGACGGCCGCGCGGGCGCGCGACCTGCTGGCGGCGGGCGAGTTCCCCGCCGGCAGCATGGGCCCGAAGATCGAGGCCGCCCTGTCGTTCCTGGCCGCGGGCGGCCGCGAGGTCGTCATCACCGATCCCGAGCACCTGCTCGCCGCGGTCCGGGGCGAGGCCGGCACGCGCATCGTGCCCTGA